A genome region from Cervus elaphus chromosome 18, mCerEla1.1, whole genome shotgun sequence includes the following:
- the RBM48 gene encoding RNA-binding protein 48 isoform X2 codes for MDEQSFFGGLLHVCYAPEFETVEETRKKLQERNAYVARMTKNKDHYVTKKHKDAKDFRGDFHSKTSRFPAASLKTSTGNSDPCLPYSSELPLCYFSPKCTCSSGEHVDRPSDSSQDGRNSDETLGPCDHCDSLQKMQMKTSHNSLARRGAQKALTPSEAVDRFMPRTTQLQERKRRREDDCKRETLLEASTSSNEVMIGPQLPVIPKVDMHDDSLNTTANLIRNKLKEVISSVPKPPEDKVEDVPRSRPLKQRRRI; via the exons ATGGATGAACAGAGTTTCTTTGGCGGGTTGCTTCATGTGTGCTATGCTCCAGAATTTGAAACAGTTGAAGAAACCAGAAAGAAATTACAAGAGAGGAATGCTTATGTAGCAAGAATGACTAAAAATAAAG ATCATTACGTGACAAAGAAGCATAAAGATGCAAAAGATTTTAGAGGGGACTTCCATTCAAAGACATCTAGATTTCCTGCAGCCTCTCTGAAGACTTCTACTGGGAACTCAGATCCTTGTCTTCCTTATTCTTCTGAGTTGCCTTTGTGTTATTTCTCCCCCAAGTGTACATGTTCGTCAGGAGAACATGTAGACAGACCATCAGACTCCTCTCAGGATGGTAGAAACTCTGATGAAACCCTGGGGCCTTGTGACCACTGTGACTCTCTGCAGAAAATGCAGATGAAAACTTCACACAATTCCTTGGCCCGCCGTGGCGCACAGAAGGCTCTGACTCCTTCAGAGGCAGTTGACAGGTTTATGCCTAGGACAACACAGCTGCAGGAGCGGAAGAGAAGAAGGGAAGATGACTGTAAACGCGAAACTCTTCTTGAAGCGAGCACAAGTAGTAATGAGGTTATGATTGGCCCTCAGttaccagtcattcctaaagtgGACATGCATGACGACTCCTTGAATACAACAGCAAACTtaattaggaataaacttaaagaG GTAATTTCATCTGTGCCAAAGCCTCCAGAGGACAAAGTGGAAGATGTGCCTAGAAGTCGTCCTTTAAAACAAAGAAGGAGGATATAA
- the RBM48 gene encoding RNA-binding protein 48 isoform X1 → MASSGGQVGGVFDHHVQRAVCDSRAKYREGRRPRAVKVYTINLESWYLLIQGVPAVGAMKELVERFALYGAIEQYNALDEYPAEDFTEVYLIKFLNLQSARIAKRKMDEQSFFGGLLHVCYAPEFETVEETRKKLQERNAYVARMTKNKDHYVTKKHKDAKDFRGDFHSKTSRFPAASLKTSTGNSDPCLPYSSELPLCYFSPKCTCSSGEHVDRPSDSSQDGRNSDETLGPCDHCDSLQKMQMKTSHNSLARRGAQKALTPSEAVDRFMPRTTQLQERKRRREDDCKRETLLEASTSSNEVMIGPQLPVIPKVDMHDDSLNTTANLIRNKLKEVISSVPKPPEDKVEDVPRSRPLKQRRRI, encoded by the exons ATGGCGTCGAGCGGAGGGCAAGTTGGCGGCGTATTCGACCACCACGTCCAAAGGGCTGTGTGCGACTCGAGAGCCAAGTATCGGGAGGGTCGACGGCCTCGCGCCGTGAAG GTATATACAATCAACTTGGAGTCTTGGTACTTATTAATACAAGGAGTTCCTGCAGTGGGAGCAATGAAGGAATTAGTTGAGCGATTTGCTCTATATGGTGCAATTGAACAGTACAATGCTCTAGACGAATACCCAGCAGAAGACTTTACAGAGGTCTATCTTATTAAATTTCTCAATTTACAGAGCGCAAG GATAGCCAAGAGAAAAATGGATGAACAGAGTTTCTTTGGCGGGTTGCTTCATGTGTGCTATGCTCCAGAATTTGAAACAGTTGAAGAAACCAGAAAGAAATTACAAGAGAGGAATGCTTATGTAGCAAGAATGACTAAAAATAAAG ATCATTACGTGACAAAGAAGCATAAAGATGCAAAAGATTTTAGAGGGGACTTCCATTCAAAGACATCTAGATTTCCTGCAGCCTCTCTGAAGACTTCTACTGGGAACTCAGATCCTTGTCTTCCTTATTCTTCTGAGTTGCCTTTGTGTTATTTCTCCCCCAAGTGTACATGTTCGTCAGGAGAACATGTAGACAGACCATCAGACTCCTCTCAGGATGGTAGAAACTCTGATGAAACCCTGGGGCCTTGTGACCACTGTGACTCTCTGCAGAAAATGCAGATGAAAACTTCACACAATTCCTTGGCCCGCCGTGGCGCACAGAAGGCTCTGACTCCTTCAGAGGCAGTTGACAGGTTTATGCCTAGGACAACACAGCTGCAGGAGCGGAAGAGAAGAAGGGAAGATGACTGTAAACGCGAAACTCTTCTTGAAGCGAGCACAAGTAGTAATGAGGTTATGATTGGCCCTCAGttaccagtcattcctaaagtgGACATGCATGACGACTCCTTGAATACAACAGCAAACTtaattaggaataaacttaaagaG GTAATTTCATCTGTGCCAAAGCCTCCAGAGGACAAAGTGGAAGATGTGCCTAGAAGTCGTCCTTTAAAACAAAGAAGGAGGATATAA
- the LOC122673766 gene encoding EF-hand calcium-binding domain-containing protein 1-like, with protein sequence MDQKVLKRLVESISKSVNSFKKSEIECLIRIFHNLVGRGDIKLANAGLDRNTFRVILHSVFGMTDDVLMNRVFFAFDKDNDNYINVKEWVKGLSVFLRGTFEEKLKFCFEVYYFNGDGYISRERIYDMLKNSLHQQSPGEETDEGIRELVDIALKKMDYDNDGKISFADFEKAVKEDRLLLEVFGPCLPEAKSCLDFEALAFQHILTSSF encoded by the exons tcaAAAAGAGTGAAATAGAGTGTCTCATaaggatttttcacaacttgGTGGGAAGAGGTGACATAAAACTTGCTAACGCTGGACTAGATCGTAACACATTTCGAGTGATCCTGCACAGCGTATTTGGAATGACTGATGATGTGCTAATGAACAGGG tattttttgcATTTGACAAAGACAATGATAACTACATAAATGTGAAAGAGTGGGTTAAAGGACTATCAGTGTTTCTTCGAGGGACTTTTGAAGAAAAGCTGAAGT TTTGTTTTGAAGTTTATTATTTCAATGGTGATGGTTACATTTCTCGAGAGAGAATATACGACATGTTGAAGAACAGTCTACACCAACAGtcacctggagaagagactgATGAAGGAATAAGAGAGTTGGTAGATATAGCACTGAAGAAAATG GATTATGACAATGATGGCAAGATATCTTTTGCAGATTTTGAAAAAGcagtgaaagaagacagacttttgttggaaGTGTTTGGACCATGTTTACCGGAGGCAAAG AGTTGTCTTGATTTTGAAGCCCTGGCATTCCAACATATCCTGACTTCTAGTTTTTGA